The Acidobacteriota bacterium genome contains the following window.
GGTTACCTCAATGAGCCTTCTTGCCAGTTGGCTTACCTTCCCCACCGGCACGGTGATGGCAGCATCGCCGTAGTATCCCCCAAGCACCACCCCGACATCGATACTGATGATGTCCCCCTCCTTAAGTCTTCTTTTTCTGGGGATGGCGTGGACCACCTCCTCGTTTATCGAGGCGGTGATGGTATTGGGAAATCCGCGGTATCCTTTGAAGGCAGGGCGTCCTCCGTTCTTCCTTATTATCTCATAAGCTAAGGTATCGAGTTCGAGAGGGGTTACCCCCGGGGCGACCGCTTCCTTGAGCTTTTCGAGGACGAGGGCGGTGAGCCTACCGCTTTCCCGCATCCTTTCGATCTCTTCTTTTGTCTTGTAGATGATCATCCACTCTCACCGTTAGCTCGAATTAATCTTATTACAGATTTACAGTTTATAGCCAAGCCTTCCCCCTGTCAATCGCTCTTTCGTGGGCTGTAGTGATGCAGGCGAGGGAGAGATCGAGGAGCGGGGACCGGTTTTTGGTGGGATGAGGTGATTGTTTTACTTTCGTTCTATCCGCTTGATTCTTTTTCCCCCTCTGTGGTATGGTAAGGCGTTGCTTAGTGAGGAAGGAGGGATATTTCCTTAAAATGGTCCGCACCGATTATTGTGGCGCTTTAAGAAAGAAGGATGTAGGAAGAAGGGTGGTGCTTGCCGGTTGGGTCCATCGACGGCGCGATCTCGGTTCCCTCGTCTTCATCGATATCAGGGATCGGGAGGGGATAGCCCAATTGGTGATGAACGAAGAGCTATTCCCCGAGGCTCATAAGGTAGCGAAGACGCTCCGTCCAGAGGATGTCATCCTGGTTGAAGGAGAGGTGGTCCTTCGGGAGAAGGCTAAGGTGAACCCGAAGCTCCCCACCGGCGAGATAGAGGTGGTGGTATCCGCCATCACCGTGCTCAACCGTTCGGATACCCTTCCCTTTGAGATCGAGGAGGCGGATAAGGTAGCGGAGGAGCTAAGGCTCCGCTATCGCTACCTCGATCTCAGACGAAACCGGCTCAAGGAGAACCTCCTCCTCAGGCATAAGGTGACGCTCACTGTGCGGAACTACCTCTCGTCGCTCGGCTTCGTCGAGATAGAGACCCCCTTCCTCACCAAATCGACCCCTGAGGGGGCGAGGGACTTCCTCGTTCCGAGCAGGCTCTCTTCTGGCAGGTTTTATGCCCTTCCCCAATCACCCCAATTGTTCAAGCAGATACTGATGATAGCCGGTTTCGACCGCTACTTCCAGATCGTTCGCTGCTTCCGCGACGAGGACTTAAGGGCGAATCGCCAGCCGGAATTCACCCAGATAGACATCGAGATGTCCTTCATCA
Protein-coding sequences here:
- the map gene encoding type I methionyl aminopeptidase; translation: MIIYKTKEEIERMRESGRLTALVLEKLKEAVAPGVTPLELDTLAYEIIRKNGGRPAFKGYRGFPNTITASINEEVVHAIPRKRRLKEGDIISIDVGVVLGGYYGDAAITVPVGKVSQLARRLIEVTERALYIGIEKARVGNRIGDISNAIERFVEGEGFSVVRDFTGHGIGTKLHEDPQVPHYGPPGRGPRIKPGLVIAIEPMINAGGYEVEILPDGWTVVTKDRSLSAQFEHTVAITEEGPEILTRP